The Methylomonas koyamae genome has a segment encoding these proteins:
- the cynS gene encoding cyanase, with amino-acid sequence MNRNEVTELVIAQKLRKQLTWPQLAEAIGMSKEWTTAALLEQMTLTAEQAATIGALLELPAEAVEQLQVVPYKGSLPSAVPTDPLIYRFYELVNVYGTTFKALIHEEFGDGIMSAIDFSMDLQREPDPKGDRVRIVMSGKFLPYKSY; translated from the coding sequence ATGAACCGTAACGAAGTCACCGAACTGGTTATCGCGCAAAAACTGCGCAAACAACTGACCTGGCCGCAACTGGCCGAGGCTATCGGCATGAGCAAGGAATGGACCACGGCCGCGCTGTTGGAGCAGATGACCTTGACCGCCGAGCAGGCCGCGACGATAGGCGCGTTACTGGAATTGCCGGCAGAAGCCGTCGAGCAATTGCAAGTGGTGCCTTACAAAGGCTCGCTGCCGAGCGCGGTACCGACCGACCCGCTGATCTATCGGTTTTACGAATTGGTCAACGTCTACGGCACGACTTTTAAAGCCTTGATCCACGAAGAGTTCGGCGACGGCATCATGAGCGCGATCGATTTCAGCATGGATTTGCAGCGCGAGCCGGACCCGAAAGGCGACCGGGTCAGGATTGTGA